A single window of Prochlorococcus marinus XMU1410 DNA harbors:
- a CDS encoding glycosyltransferase family 2 protein codes for MSDIKQLISVIVPVFNESESIGLLLDEVINVMSSHKFNFELIVVNDGSKDNTHQVLKQLTLKIKELSVISLRKNYGQTAAMSAGFDNSKGDIVITLDGDLQNDPNDIPLLISEINNGFDLVCGWRFDRKDKLINRKIPSKIANKLIAHVTGLKLHDYGCSLKAFKKEIIEDIKLYGELHRFLPVLANIEGARIKEIKVNHRSRQYGSSKYGIDRTFRVLMDLLTVWFMTKFLTRPMYGFGFVGIISIFFSLAISSYLIVLKIMGEDIGNRPLLMFALILGIAGVQLFSFGLLSELLIRTYHESQSRPIYRIRSINSAKQN; via the coding sequence ATGTCAGATATAAAACAATTAATTTCTGTTATTGTCCCTGTTTTCAATGAAAGCGAGAGTATTGGTCTTTTATTGGATGAAGTTATCAATGTAATGTCATCTCATAAATTTAATTTTGAATTGATTGTTGTAAATGATGGTTCTAAAGATAATACTCATCAAGTATTAAAGCAACTAACTCTCAAAATTAAAGAATTGTCAGTAATTTCCCTTCGCAAAAATTATGGTCAAACTGCAGCAATGTCAGCTGGCTTTGATAATTCTAAGGGCGATATTGTTATTACTTTGGATGGTGATTTACAGAATGATCCAAATGATATTCCTTTATTAATTTCAGAGATTAATAATGGTTTTGATTTGGTTTGTGGTTGGAGGTTTGATAGAAAAGATAAATTAATTAATAGAAAGATACCATCAAAAATAGCGAATAAGTTAATAGCTCATGTAACAGGTTTGAAGTTGCATGACTATGGTTGCTCATTAAAAGCGTTTAAGAAAGAAATAATAGAAGATATAAAGTTATATGGGGAACTTCATAGGTTTTTGCCCGTTTTAGCAAATATTGAAGGTGCAAGAATCAAAGAAATTAAAGTAAATCATAGGAGCAGGCAATATGGATCTAGTAAATATGGAATTGATAGAACTTTTAGAGTTTTAATGGATTTACTAACTGTTTGGTTTATGACTAAATTTTTAACAAGACCGATGTATGGATTTGGTTTTGTTGGAATTATAAGTATTTTCTTTAGCCTTGCGATAAGTTCTTATTTGATAGTTTTAAAAATAATGGGTGAGGATATTGGAAATCGTCCGTTGCTGATGTTTGCATTAATATTAGGAATTGCTGGTGTTCAATTATTTAGCTTTGGGTTGTTGAGTGAACTTTTAATTAGGACATATCATGAAAGTCAAAGTCGTCCAATTTACAGAATTAGATCAATAAACAGTGCTAAGCAAAATTGA
- the psaB gene encoding photosystem I core protein PsaB, with the protein MATKFPSFNQGLAQDPTTRRIWYGIATAHDFESHDGMTEEKLYQKLFSTHFGHLAIIALWVAGNLFHIAWQGNFEQFVLDPTHVRPIAHAIWDPHFGSGITEAMTQAGASGPVNIAYSGLYHWWYTIGMRTNEQLFQASIFMSILACWTLFAGWLHLQPKFRPSLAWFKNAESRLNHHLAVLFGFSSIAWTGHLVHVAIPESRGQHVGWDNWLTVLPHPAGLAPFFTLNWGAYAQNPDSLDQVFGTAEGAGTAIFTFLGGLHPQSEALWLTDIAHHHIAIGTVFVIAGHMYRNTFGIGHSLKEITEAHNTRHPNDPHKGSFGINHDGIYETVNNSLHFQLGLALASLGVATSLVAQHMGALPSYAFIARDYTTQSALYSHHQYIAMFLMVGAFAHGAIFFVRDYDPELNKDNVLARVLGTKEALISHLSWVTMLLGFHTLGIYVHNDVVVAFGNPEKQILIEPVFAQFVQAAQGKMMYGFNALLSDPTSSASLAANSLPGNHYWMDLINRQDALSAFLPIGPADFLVHHAIALGLHTTALILIKGALDARGTKLIPDKKDLGYAFPCDGPGRGGTCDSSSWDAMYLAMFWALNLLAWVTFYWHWKHLAIWQGNVAQFNESGTYLMGWFRDYLWLNSAQLINGYNPFGVNSLSPWAWMFLFGHLVWATGFMFLISWRGYWQELIETLVWAHQRTPIANLVGWRDKPVALSIVQARLVGLAHFTIGNILTFGAFVIASTSGKFG; encoded by the coding sequence ATGGCAACAAAATTTCCATCATTTAACCAGGGTCTAGCTCAGGACCCCACAACCCGACGAATATGGTACGGAATAGCTACCGCTCATGACTTTGAAAGTCATGACGGTATGACCGAAGAAAAACTTTATCAGAAGCTATTCTCTACACATTTTGGACATCTAGCAATAATTGCTCTCTGGGTAGCCGGTAACTTATTTCATATTGCTTGGCAAGGTAATTTTGAGCAATTTGTACTAGATCCAACTCATGTCCGCCCTATAGCTCATGCTATTTGGGACCCTCATTTTGGATCTGGCATAACAGAAGCAATGACACAAGCTGGAGCAAGCGGTCCAGTAAACATCGCTTATTCAGGTCTCTACCATTGGTGGTACACAATTGGAATGAGAACTAACGAGCAACTCTTCCAAGCTTCAATATTCATGAGTATTTTGGCTTGTTGGACTCTATTTGCTGGTTGGTTACACTTACAGCCAAAATTCAGACCTTCTTTAGCTTGGTTTAAAAATGCAGAGTCAAGATTAAATCATCATTTAGCTGTCTTATTTGGTTTTAGTAGTATCGCTTGGACAGGCCATTTGGTTCATGTTGCTATACCTGAATCAAGAGGTCAGCATGTAGGTTGGGATAACTGGTTAACAGTGCTTCCTCACCCTGCAGGATTAGCTCCTTTCTTTACTTTAAACTGGGGAGCTTATGCCCAAAATCCTGATTCTTTAGATCAAGTATTTGGAACAGCTGAAGGAGCTGGAACAGCAATCTTTACTTTCTTAGGTGGTCTTCATCCTCAAAGTGAAGCATTATGGCTTACCGATATTGCGCATCACCATATTGCGATTGGAACAGTTTTTGTAATTGCTGGTCATATGTATAGAAATACTTTTGGTATTGGTCATAGCCTCAAAGAAATTACAGAAGCCCATAATACAAGACACCCTAATGATCCTCATAAAGGTAGTTTTGGAATTAACCACGATGGAATATATGAAACTGTAAATAATTCATTACATTTCCAACTTGGATTAGCATTAGCATCCCTTGGTGTAGCAACTTCTCTTGTAGCTCAACACATGGGTGCACTTCCTTCTTACGCTTTTATTGCCAGGGACTATACTACACAATCTGCTTTATATAGTCATCATCAGTACATAGCAATGTTCTTGATGGTTGGTGCATTTGCACATGGAGCTATTTTCTTTGTAAGAGATTATGATCCAGAATTAAATAAAGATAATGTATTGGCAAGAGTTCTTGGAACAAAGGAAGCTTTGATAAGCCATCTTAGTTGGGTAACAATGCTGCTTGGTTTCCATACTCTAGGAATTTATGTTCATAACGACGTTGTTGTAGCTTTTGGTAATCCTGAAAAGCAAATTCTAATTGAGCCAGTATTTGCTCAATTTGTTCAAGCTGCTCAAGGTAAAATGATGTACGGCTTTAATGCTTTATTATCTGATCCAACAAGTTCAGCAAGTCTCGCTGCTAATTCATTGCCAGGTAATCACTACTGGATGGATTTGATCAACAGACAAGATGCATTAAGTGCTTTCTTACCTATCGGTCCTGCAGATTTCTTAGTTCACCATGCTATCGCTTTAGGTCTTCATACAACCGCTTTAATACTTATTAAAGGAGCACTTGATGCTAGGGGAACAAAATTAATTCCTGATAAGAAAGATTTAGGTTATGCATTCCCTTGCGATGGTCCTGGACGTGGAGGTACTTGTGATAGTTCATCTTGGGACGCTATGTACTTAGCTATGTTCTGGGCATTAAATTTACTAGCATGGGTAACTTTCTACTGGCATTGGAAACACCTAGCAATTTGGCAGGGTAACGTAGCACAATTTAACGAATCAGGAACTTATCTAATGGGTTGGTTCAGAGATTATCTCTGGTTAAACTCTGCTCAACTTATTAATGGATATAACCCATTTGGAGTAAATTCCCTATCTCCTTGGGCTTGGATGTTCCTATTCGGTCACTTAGTTTGGGCTACTGGTTTCATGTTCCTAATTTCATGGCGTGGTTACTGGCAAGAATTAATTGAAACATTAGTTTGGGCACATCAGCGTACTCCAATTGCTAACCTTGTTGGCTGGAGAGATAAGCCAGTTGCACTTTCAATTGTTCAAGCTAGATTAGTTGGACTAGCACATTTCACGATTGGAAACATACTTACATTTGGGGCATTTGTTATCGCATCCACTTCTGGTAAGTTTGGTTAA
- the psaA gene encoding photosystem I core protein PsaA → MTISPPESGEKNKKVLEDPVKADPRPIDFAKLDKPGFWSSKLSKGPKTTTWIWNLHADAHDFDVHTGDAEEATRKIFSAHFGHLAVIFIWMSAAFFHGARFSNYSGWLADPTHVKPGAQQVWAIVGQEMLNADLGANYNGIQISSGIFHMWRAWGITNESELMALAIGAVVMAALMLHAGIFHYHKAAPKMEWFQDIESMLNHHIAGLVGLGSLAWAGHCIHIGAPTAALLDAIDAGSPLVINGKEIATIADMPMPHQLCDPQIIGQIFPGLASGTGNFFSLNWLAFSDFLTFKGGLNPVTGSLWMTDVSHHHLAFGVIAIIGGHMYRTNYGIGHSMKEILDSQQGDPILFPAPKGHQGLFEFMAESRHAQLSVNLAMLGSISILVSHHMYAMPPYPYIATDYMTVLGLFTHHMWIGGLFIVGAGAHAGIAMVRDYDPAKHIDNVLDRILKARDALISHLNWVCMWLGFHSFGLYIHNDTMRALGRPQDMFSDSAIQLQPIFAQWVQSIQASAVGTSLLAGTAEALPHKAISEVFNGSLVEVGGKVAIAPIPLGTADLMIHHIHAFQIHVTVLILLKGVLYARSSRLIPDKASLGFRFPCDGPGRGGTCQVSSWDHVFLALFWMYNCLSIVIFHFSWKMQSDVWGLTGGNFAQSSITINGWLRDFLWAQASQVLTSYGQSISMYGLMFLGAHFIWAFSLMFLFSGRGYWQELFESIVWAHNKLKVAPTIQPRALSITQGRAVGVTHFLVGGIATTWAFFHARLFGLG, encoded by the coding sequence ATGACCATCAGCCCACCAGAAAGTGGAGAAAAAAACAAAAAAGTTTTGGAAGATCCTGTCAAGGCCGACCCAAGACCTATTGATTTTGCCAAATTAGATAAGCCAGGATTCTGGTCAAGTAAATTATCTAAAGGTCCGAAAACTACAACTTGGATCTGGAATTTGCATGCTGATGCACATGATTTTGATGTGCATACAGGCGATGCTGAAGAAGCAACAAGAAAAATCTTTTCAGCTCATTTTGGACATCTTGCAGTCATTTTTATATGGATGAGCGCTGCATTTTTCCATGGAGCAAGATTTTCTAATTACTCAGGTTGGTTAGCTGATCCAACTCATGTAAAACCAGGAGCTCAGCAAGTATGGGCAATCGTTGGTCAAGAAATGCTTAATGCTGACCTTGGTGCTAATTACAACGGTATTCAAATTAGTTCAGGAATATTCCACATGTGGCGAGCATGGGGAATCACTAATGAGAGTGAACTTATGGCTTTAGCAATAGGTGCTGTAGTAATGGCGGCGCTTATGCTTCATGCTGGAATTTTTCATTACCACAAAGCAGCTCCAAAAATGGAGTGGTTTCAAGATATTGAGTCTATGCTTAACCACCACATAGCTGGTTTAGTAGGTTTAGGTTCTTTAGCATGGGCTGGTCATTGTATACATATCGGAGCTCCTACTGCAGCTCTATTAGATGCAATTGATGCAGGGTCTCCTTTAGTTATTAATGGAAAAGAAATAGCAACTATTGCAGATATGCCTATGCCGCATCAACTCTGCGATCCACAAATTATCGGTCAGATATTTCCAGGATTAGCAAGTGGTACAGGTAATTTCTTTAGTTTAAATTGGTTAGCTTTCTCAGACTTCCTTACTTTCAAAGGTGGACTTAACCCTGTGACAGGAAGCTTGTGGATGACTGATGTTTCACATCATCATTTAGCTTTTGGTGTAATAGCGATAATAGGTGGTCATATGTACAGAACCAACTACGGTATTGGTCACAGTATGAAAGAAATATTAGATTCACAACAAGGAGACCCAATATTATTCCCTGCCCCTAAAGGTCATCAAGGTCTTTTTGAGTTCATGGCAGAAAGTAGACATGCTCAGCTATCAGTAAACCTAGCGATGCTTGGATCAATAAGCATACTTGTATCTCATCACATGTATGCGATGCCTCCATATCCTTATATAGCTACTGACTACATGACAGTTCTTGGATTATTTACCCATCACATGTGGATAGGTGGATTATTCATAGTAGGAGCAGGTGCGCATGCTGGAATTGCAATGGTTAGAGATTACGATCCAGCAAAACATATTGATAATGTATTAGACAGAATTCTTAAAGCAAGAGATGCTTTAATCAGTCACTTGAACTGGGTTTGTATGTGGTTAGGATTCCATAGTTTTGGACTCTATATTCACAACGATACTATGAGAGCTTTGGGTAGACCTCAAGATATGTTTAGTGATTCTGCTATCCAACTTCAGCCAATCTTTGCTCAATGGGTACAGAGTATTCAAGCATCTGCTGTTGGGACTTCCCTCTTAGCAGGTACTGCAGAAGCTTTACCTCATAAAGCTATAAGTGAAGTCTTTAATGGAAGTCTAGTAGAAGTTGGTGGAAAGGTAGCCATAGCGCCAATTCCACTAGGCACAGCTGATTTAATGATTCATCATATTCATGCTTTCCAAATCCATGTAACTGTTTTGATACTTCTTAAAGGAGTTCTTTATGCAAGAAGTTCAAGGTTGATTCCTGATAAAGCTTCTTTAGGATTTAGATTCCCTTGTGATGGTCCAGGAAGAGGTGGTACATGTCAAGTTTCTTCATGGGATCACGTTTTCTTAGCTCTCTTCTGGATGTATAACTGTTTATCAATAGTTATTTTCCACTTCTCTTGGAAAATGCAGAGTGATGTTTGGGGACTTACTGGTGGTAATTTTGCACAAAGTTCAATTACTATCAATGGTTGGTTAAGAGATTTCCTCTGGGCTCAAGCTTCTCAAGTATTAACAAGCTATGGTCAATCAATAAGCATGTACGGTTTGATGTTCTTGGGAGCTCACTTTATATGGGCGTTCAGCTTAATGTTCCTCTTCAGCGGAAGAGGATATTGGCAAGAATTGTTCGAATCAATTGTTTGGGCACACAATAAACTAAAGGTTGCACCAACCATTCAACCTCGAGCTCTATCTATTACTCAGGGACGTGCAGTAGGCGTTACACACTTCCTTGTAGGTGGTATAGCTACCACATGGGCCTTCTTCCATGCTCGCCTTTTCGGGCTGGGCTAA
- the cobJ gene encoding precorrin-3B C(17)-methyltransferase, with translation MKGIAIGLSNNSKEILKRLKKTEFVKDIYIAGSSKEDEKENELIQVLKPREILLKKWPKIDLIIFIGSIAASIRLINPFLTSKDQDPGVIVIDNKCSKIVPLIGLHQSNTQNISCQIANLLGGEIIETNNSNDQSLLNLDAFGNQWGWKRSGKINDWSKLVIKQAKNEEIFCKQLSGNSLWKTSESAEIINQIDKKETEKTDSTFHVSIFENHGTTWHPPVLWIGIGCERNTSKELIANSLNNLLESGNLSQQSIAGFATIDIKKDEKGILELSEEKNLPIKFFSKKDLSTIIVPNPSNVVQKEIGTPSVAEASCLLAAGEESKLLEEKRIFKNQSGAVTIAVAESKNQYNPTHGEIHIIGSGPGDISFLTNNARKALSRCTVWIGYKMYLDLINPLKRNDQVLIESKLTEEKERCSKAIKLAEEGIKVALISSGESGFYGMAGLLLELLQKIKKEYRPYFEVHPGISSVQLAAAISGAPLMNDFCSVSLSDKLTPWSLIEKRIKGALMGDFVIALFNPQSIERNWQLKSVIDICLQSRHCDTPVLLARQVGRENQTKKFFTLNTIPFKEIDMLSIIIIGNSQTTLVDEIFLTPRGYLQN, from the coding sequence TTGAAAGGCATTGCGATAGGTCTATCTAATAATTCAAAAGAAATTTTAAAAAGGCTTAAAAAAACCGAATTTGTCAAAGACATATATATTGCAGGTTCTTCAAAAGAGGATGAAAAGGAAAATGAACTTATTCAAGTACTAAAACCTAGAGAAATATTACTAAAAAAATGGCCGAAGATAGATTTAATAATTTTTATAGGCTCAATTGCTGCATCAATACGCCTAATAAATCCATTTTTAACCTCTAAGGATCAAGATCCAGGAGTAATAGTTATAGATAACAAATGTTCCAAGATAGTTCCATTAATTGGCTTACATCAGTCAAATACGCAAAATATTTCATGTCAAATTGCTAATTTACTTGGTGGCGAAATTATAGAAACTAATAATTCCAATGATCAAAGCCTCTTAAATCTTGATGCATTTGGAAATCAATGGGGGTGGAAAAGATCTGGCAAAATCAACGATTGGTCAAAACTAGTAATTAAACAAGCTAAAAACGAAGAAATATTTTGCAAACAATTATCTGGTAATAGCTTATGGAAAACTTCAGAATCAGCTGAGATTATTAATCAAATTGATAAAAAAGAAACTGAAAAAACAGATTCAACATTTCATGTGAGTATATTCGAAAATCATGGAACAACTTGGCACCCGCCTGTATTATGGATTGGCATTGGATGTGAAAGAAATACAAGCAAAGAATTAATAGCCAATTCTTTAAATAATCTTTTGGAGTCAGGAAATTTATCGCAGCAATCAATTGCGGGATTTGCAACTATAGATATAAAAAAAGATGAGAAAGGAATTTTAGAACTTTCTGAAGAAAAAAACTTGCCTATAAAGTTTTTTAGTAAAAAAGATCTTTCAACAATAATTGTTCCAAATCCATCAAATGTCGTGCAAAAGGAAATTGGTACACCTTCCGTAGCTGAAGCCTCTTGCTTACTCGCAGCGGGAGAAGAATCAAAATTATTAGAAGAAAAAAGAATTTTCAAAAATCAATCTGGGGCAGTAACTATCGCTGTAGCAGAATCAAAAAATCAATATAATCCAACCCATGGTGAGATCCATATTATTGGAAGTGGGCCTGGTGATATCTCCTTTCTAACCAATAATGCAAGAAAAGCACTTTCAAGATGTACTGTTTGGATTGGATACAAAATGTATTTAGATTTAATAAATCCCTTAAAAAGGAATGATCAGGTTTTAATTGAAAGTAAACTTACTGAGGAAAAAGAGAGATGCAGTAAAGCAATTAAACTAGCTGAAGAAGGAATAAAAGTGGCTTTAATTTCTTCAGGTGAATCTGGATTTTATGGAATGGCAGGTTTACTTTTAGAATTACTACAAAAAATAAAAAAAGAATATAGACCTTACTTTGAAGTACATCCAGGTATAAGTAGTGTTCAATTAGCTGCTGCAATTAGTGGAGCACCACTAATGAATGACTTTTGTTCAGTAAGCTTAAGCGATAAATTAACTCCGTGGTCTTTAATAGAAAAAAGAATTAAAGGAGCTCTTATGGGCGACTTTGTAATAGCTTTATTTAATCCTCAATCCATTGAGAGAAATTGGCAGCTTAAAAGTGTAATAGATATATGTTTACAATCTAGGCATTGTGATACTCCAGTTTTATTAGCTAGACAAGTAGGGCGAGAAAATCAAACCAAAAAATTTTTTACTTTAAATACCATTCCTTTTAAAGAGATTGATATGTTATCAATCATTATTATTGGCAATTCTCAAACAACCTTAGTTGACGAAATATTTCTCACTCCCAGAGGATATTTACAAAATTAA
- a CDS encoding TIGR01548 family HAD-type hydrolase, with amino-acid sequence MKNIGLILFDIDGVIRSVEKSYRLSLKKTVYKFTGWEPSYIDIDNAKNEGIWNNDWDLSLELIKRFTKKENLNLRIPSREEIVKCFEKFYFGGDPNKDSKYWSGYITNEELLVDKKFFDLIQDNGIIWGFVSGAESASAKFVLEKRLGLKSPPLISMGDAPDKPNPKGFINLSKKLIGDKIGESNIPIAYVGDTIADINTVINARKEIPSQKFISIGIAPPHLHLDSRLKERNSYETNLRNAGADLILNSIYDLEDIDLDLF; translated from the coding sequence TTGAAAAATATTGGTTTAATTTTGTTTGACATTGATGGGGTAATCCGCAGCGTAGAGAAGAGTTACAGACTTTCATTAAAAAAAACTGTCTACAAATTTACCGGATGGGAGCCAAGTTATATAGATATTGATAATGCCAAAAATGAAGGGATTTGGAATAATGACTGGGATTTAAGTTTAGAACTTATAAAAAGATTTACAAAAAAAGAAAACTTAAACCTTAGAATTCCTTCAAGAGAGGAGATAGTAAAATGTTTTGAAAAGTTTTACTTTGGTGGAGATCCAAATAAAGATAGTAAATACTGGTCGGGTTACATAACAAATGAGGAGTTATTAGTTGATAAAAAGTTTTTTGATTTAATTCAAGATAATGGAATAATCTGGGGCTTTGTTAGTGGTGCAGAGTCTGCTTCTGCAAAATTTGTTTTAGAAAAAAGACTTGGACTAAAATCACCACCATTAATATCTATGGGAGATGCCCCTGATAAGCCTAATCCTAAAGGTTTTATTAACTTATCAAAAAAGCTTATTGGAGATAAAATTGGTGAATCAAATATTCCCATTGCATATGTAGGAGATACTATTGCAGATATAAATACAGTTATAAACGCTAGAAAGGAAATACCATCTCAGAAATTCATAAGTATCGGAATAGCTCCCCCTCATTTACATTTAGATTCTCGATTGAAAGAACGTAATTCTTACGAAACAAATCTTAGAAATGCAGGCGCTGACTTGATTTTAAATTCTATTTATGACCTAGAAGATATTGATCTTGACTTGTTTTAA
- the alr gene encoding alanine racemase translates to MQNRQTNQVFKFDKFPNFEKDIDLKQRAWIEVKGKAIETNVRQLRSKLSKNCQFMAVVKADGYGHDAKLVSQYAIKGGASQLGVATLNEGIKLRSAGVKKPILILGNLYTKKDLIICFKNDLMPTISSIRECLICNNIGKHFGLKFLLHLKVDTGMSRLGFEYIKFVQQFEKIKSFENILIKGIYSHLSSADEANAIDSQSITQLQRLKFNELLKQINLDRNNEIKIHLSNSAGMLLSKDFHFHMVRVGLSMYGYSPSDKIDKNLLLKPALSLKVKVAFIRNIDKGVSVSYGGKFVSHRKTKLAVLSIGYADGVPRNLSGKINVIYNNKFYPQVGSITMDQMMVDITDSNEIKVGSTVLLLGSDGDKTISPLEWARKSNTIPWEILCSFKNRLPKVQVD, encoded by the coding sequence ATGCAAAATAGGCAAACAAATCAGGTATTTAAATTTGACAAATTTCCAAATTTTGAAAAAGATATAGATTTAAAACAAAGAGCATGGATTGAAGTTAAAGGTAAAGCAATAGAAACAAACGTTAGACAGTTAAGATCAAAATTAAGTAAAAATTGTCAATTTATGGCAGTCGTTAAAGCTGATGGATATGGACATGATGCGAAATTAGTATCACAGTATGCTATCAAAGGTGGAGCATCTCAATTAGGTGTTGCCACATTAAATGAAGGAATTAAGCTTCGTTCTGCCGGAGTTAAAAAACCAATACTTATTCTCGGAAATCTTTATACGAAAAAGGATCTTATTATATGTTTTAAAAATGATCTTATGCCAACTATCAGTAGTATAAGAGAATGTTTAATTTGCAATAACATTGGTAAGCACTTTGGATTGAAATTTCTTTTACATCTTAAAGTTGATACGGGAATGTCAAGATTAGGATTTGAATACATTAAATTTGTTCAGCAATTTGAAAAAATAAAATCTTTTGAGAACATTTTAATAAAAGGAATATATAGTCATTTATCCTCTGCAGATGAAGCTAACGCAATAGATTCTCAAAGTATTACACAATTACAAAGACTGAAGTTTAATGAATTATTAAAGCAAATTAATCTTGATAGAAATAATGAAATTAAGATTCATTTGTCTAATTCTGCGGGAATGCTTCTTAGCAAAGATTTTCATTTTCACATGGTACGTGTTGGGCTTTCTATGTACGGATACAGTCCATCAGACAAAATAGATAAAAATTTATTACTTAAACCAGCTTTATCTTTGAAGGTCAAAGTAGCTTTTATAAGAAATATTGATAAAGGTGTAAGTGTAAGTTACGGAGGCAAATTTGTAAGTCATAGAAAAACTAAGTTAGCTGTATTAAGTATTGGTTATGCAGATGGTGTACCAAGAAATCTTTCAGGCAAGATTAACGTAATCTACAATAATAAATTTTATCCTCAAGTTGGATCTATAACTATGGACCAAATGATGGTAGACATAACAGATTCTAATGAAATTAAAGTTGGTAGTACCGTGTTATTACTAGGATCTGATGGAGATAAAACAATTTCTCCTCTTGAATGGGCGAGAAAATCTAATACTATTCCTTGGGAAATTCTTTGTTCTTTTAAAAATAGATTACCTAAAGTTCAAGTAGATTAG
- a CDS encoding HNH endonuclease — MRLLKYTVSMTCKLYFGMGQTLVLNASYEPLNITSWRRAVILMIKGKAESLEEDKTYSIHSGKKLPTVIRLRYYVKVPFREVSLTRKNILLRDNNSCQYCNYRGSDLSIDHVLPRSRGGTDNWENVTTACLRCNVQKGNRTPEEANMPLKRRPYRPLSNLNFEATRQIDSGKHKEWSKYVIGVAI; from the coding sequence ATGCGCTTATTGAAATATACAGTTAGCATGACATGTAAATTGTATTTTGGCATGGGCCAGACTCTAGTTTTAAATGCATCTTATGAACCTTTAAACATCACTTCCTGGCGAAGAGCAGTAATTTTGATGATTAAAGGTAAAGCAGAAAGCTTAGAGGAAGATAAAACATATTCAATTCATAGTGGGAAAAAGTTGCCGACAGTTATAAGACTTCGTTACTACGTCAAAGTTCCTTTTAGAGAGGTTTCTTTAACAAGAAAAAATATTCTTCTAAGAGATAATAATTCTTGCCAATACTGTAACTATAGGGGTAGTGACCTATCAATAGATCATGTTTTACCGAGAAGCAGAGGTGGAACAGATAACTGGGAAAATGTTACTACAGCATGTCTTAGATGTAATGTACAAAAAGGTAATCGAACCCCCGAAGAGGCGAATATGCCCTTAAAACGTAGGCCTTATCGTCCATTAAGTAATTTAAATTTTGAAGCTACAAGACAAATTGACTCTGGCAAGCATAAAGAATGGAGTAAATACGTAATAGGAGTTGCAATCTAA